A part of Arachis hypogaea cultivar Tifrunner chromosome 12, arahy.Tifrunner.gnm2.J5K5, whole genome shotgun sequence genomic DNA contains:
- the LOC112726666 gene encoding pectinesterase 3 — MDTIKSFKGYGKVDEAEQQAYQKKTRKRIIILIVSSLILSAAIIAAVAGIVIHKRNTKSSSSSSNSVPTPELTPAASLKAVCDVTQYPNSCFSAISAVANTNTTDPKLLFRLSLGVAIDELSKLAKQLPSKLRESTKNDSRLQKAIDVCETVLDDALDRLNESIGVADEGRKVLAAGKITDLETWLSAAITNQETCIDAISDVDSTAEHGVVGEVQTAMKNSTEYASNSLAIVTRILGLISKFDSPVHRRRLLGFPEWVTAADRRLLAGNVNETETRVVVAQDGSGDYTTITAAVNAVKKKSLKRHVIYVKTGIYRENIDLDKNTWNVMIYGDDKTKTIVTGNRNFIDGVPTFETATFAVKGKGFIAKDIGFINTAGASKHQAVALRSGSDRSVFYRCSFIGYQDTLYAHSNRQFYRECDITGTIDFIFGNAAVVFQSCKIMPRQPLPNQFNTITAQGKKDPNQNTGIVIQKSTITTLDKDNLTLTAPTYLGRPWKDYSTTVIMQSEIGSFLKPIGWISWIPNVEPPNTIFYAEYQNSGPGSDLTQRVKWAGYKPTLTDLDAGKYTVQSFIQGQEWLKDASVQFESTL, encoded by the exons ATGGACACAATCAAGTCCTTCAAGGGATACGGCAAAGTCGATGAGGCCGAGCAACAAGCCTATCAGAAGAAGACACGTAAGCGAATCATAATCCTAATCGTCTCATCACTAATCCTCTCAGCGGCGATTATTGCCGCAGTAGCAGGAATCGTCATACACAAGCGCAACaccaaatcatcatcatcatcttctaacTCGGTCCCAACACCCGAGTTAACTCCGGCCGCGTCACTCAAAGCGGTTTGCGATGTGACTCAGTACCCTAACTCGTGCTTCTCCGCCATCTCCGCCGTCGCAAACACCAACACTACTGATCCCAAGCTCCTCTTCCGCCTCTCCCTCGGCGTCGCCATTGACGAGCTCTCCAAGCTCGCGAAGCAGCTTCCCTCCAAGCTTCGCGAATCTACGAAGAACGATTCACGGCTCCAAAAGGCGATCGATGTGTGCGAAACCGTGCTCGACGACGCTCTAGATCGCCTAAACGAGTCGATCGGAGTCGCCGACGAAGGACGGAAGGTGCTGGCGGCGGGGAAGATAACCGATCTGGAAACATGGCTGAGCGCGGCGATAACGAACCAGGAAACGTGCATTGACGCGATCTCCGATGTGGATTCTACCGCTGAGCACGGCGTTGTCGGAGAAGTTCAAACGGCGATGAAGAACTCCACAGAGTACGCGAGCAACAGCTTGGCGATTGTGACGAGGATCTTAGGGCTGATTTCAAAGTTCGATTCGCCGGTGCACCGGCGGCGGTTACTCGGGTTTCCGGAGTGGGTGACGGCGGCGGATAGGAGGCTGCTGGCAGGGAATGTGAACGAAACGGAGACTCGTGTGGTGGTGGCGCAGGACGGAAGCGGTGACTACACCACCATCACGGCGGCGGTGAATGCCGTGAAGAAGAAGAGCTTGAAGAGGCACGTGATTTACGTGAAGACAGGAATTTACAGAGAGAACATCGATTTGGATAAGAACACTTGGAATGTGATGATCTACGGTGATGATAAGACGAAAACCATCGTCACAGGTAACCGGAACTTCATCGACGGCGTTCCTACATTTGAGACTGCCACTTTCg CCGTTAAAGGAAAGGGATTCATAGCTAAAGATATAGGTTTCATAAACACCGCAGGCGCATCGAAGCACCAAGCCGTGGCGCTCCGGTCCGGCTCAGACCGCTCCGTGTTCTACCGGTGCTCATTCATTGGCTACCAAGACACCCTATATGCCCACTCCAACCGCCAATTCTACCGTGAATGTGACATCACAGGCACCATAGACTTCATATTTGGCAATGCAGCAGTTGTGTTCCAAAGCTGCAAGATCATGCCAAGGCAGCCACTCCCAAACCAGTTCAATACCATTACAGCCCAAGGAAAGAAGGACCCTAACCAGAACACTGGCATTGTGATCCAGAAATCCACAATCACTACCCTTGATAAGGACAATCTTACTCTCACTGCCCCAACATACCTTGGTAGGCCATGGAAAGATTACTCCACCACTGTGATCATGCAATCTGAGATTGGCTCATTTTTGAAGCCAATTGGGTGGATAAGTTGGATACCCAATGTAGAACCTCCTAATACCATTTTCTATGCTGAGTACCAGAACAGTGGGCCTGGGTCAGATCTGACCCAGAGGGTTAAATGGGCTGGGTACAAGCCCACTCTCACTGATCTTGATGCAGGAAAGTACACGGTCCAGTCATTCATTCAAGGCCAAGAGTGGCTCAAAGATGCTTCTGTTCAGTTTGAGTCTACTTTATGA
- the LOC112726665 gene encoding pectinesterase, with amino-acid sequence MSKLKQAFTQLTHSSTNNNKKKKLFLSLFATLLLVASVVAIVAGVNSHKNNNSSSSSSLALSHHSHTIIKNACSSTFYQDLCFSAVSSEPGVTNKVTSHKDVIELSLNVTCRTVEHNFFVIKKILEEREKILTHRERIALHDCLETIDESLDELHQAYEDIKLYPNSNKKTLYQHADDLNTLISAAITNQVTCLDGFSHDAADKNVRKALEEGQVHVEHMCSNALAMTKNMTDTDIANYEQKMMTTATANGGRKLMMMEEEEDEKGVKWPQWMSVGDRRLLQAATVKADVVVAADGSGNFKTVSEAVKAAPEKSSKRYVIKIKAGVYRENVEVPKKKTNIMFLGDGRTNTIITGSRNVKDGDTTFNSATVAVVGPNFLARDITFQNTAGAAKHQAVALRVGGDLSAFYNCDILAYQDTLYVHNNRQFFVNCLVVGTVDFIFGNSAAVFQNCDIHARRPDPGQKNMVTAQGRVDPNQNTGIVIQKCRIGATTDLEPVKKSFPTYLGRPWKEYSRTVIMQSTISDVIQPVGWHEWNGDFALNTLVYREYQNTGPGAGTSARVTWKGYKVITNAAEAQAFTAGAFIGGSNWLGSTGFPFSLGL; translated from the exons ATGTCTAAGTTAAAACAAGCATTCACCCAACTCACTCATTCTTCCACTAACAACAACAAGAAAAAGAAGCTCTTCTTGTCTCTCTTCGCCACCCTCCTCCTCGTCGCCTCCGTGGTTGCCATAGTCGCCGGCGTAAACTCCCACAAAAACAAcaactcctcttcctcctcttctctcGCACTCTCTCACCACTCCCACACCATCATCAAAAACGCTTGCAGCTCCACATTCTACCAAGACCTCTGTTTCTCGGCCGTCTCCTCCGAGCCTGGCGTGACAAACAAGGTCACTTCTCACAAAGATGTCATTGAATTGTCCCTCAACGTTACTTGCAGGACCGTCGAGCACAACTTCTTTGTTATCAAGAAGATTCTCGAGGAGCGGGAGAAGATCCTCACCCACAGGGAGAGGATCGCCCTCCACGACTGCCTTGAGACCATTGACGAGTCCCTTGACGAGCTCCATCAGGCCTACGAGGACATCAAGCTCTATCCTAACTCTAACAAGAAGACTCTCTACCAGCACGCCGATGATCTCAACACTCTTATTAGTGCCGCCATAACCAACCAG GTGACTTGCTTGGACGGTTTCTCGCACGACGCGGCGGACAAGAATGTAAGGAAGGCTCTAGAAGAAGGTCAGGTACACGTGGAGCACATGTGCAGCAACGCATTGGCTATGACGAAGAACATGACCGACACCGACATCGCAAACTACGAACAGAAAATGATGACGACGGCGACGGCGAACGGAGGAAGGAAGTTGATGatgatggaggaagaagaagacgaGAAGGGAGTAAAGTGGCCGCAGTGGATGTCGGTTGGTGACAGGAGGCTGTTGCAGGCGGCGACGGTGAAGGCGGACGTTGTGGTGGCGGCGGACGGGAGCGGGAACTTCAAGACAGTGTCGGAGGCGGTGAAGGCGGCGCCGGAGAAGAGTAGCAAGAGGTATGTGATTAAGATCAAAGCTGGTGTATACAGAGAGAATGTTGAAGTGCCGAAGAAGAAGACGAATATAATGTTCTTGGGAGATGGAAGAACCAACACCATTATCACCGGAAGTAGAAACGTTAAAGATGGCGACACCACCTTCAACTCCGCCACCGTCG CCGTTGTGGGACCAAACTTTCTTGCAAGAGACATAACCTTCCAAAACACAGCCGGAGCAGCAAAGCACCAAGCGGTGGCACTTCGAGTCGGTGGCGACCTCTCAGCTTTCTACAACTGCGATATCCTCGCCTACCAAGACACCCTCTATGTCCACAACAACCGTCAATTCTTTGTCAATTGCCTCGTCGTGGGCACCGTCGACTTTATCTTTGGTAATTCAGCCGCAGTTTTTCAAAACTGCGACATCCATGCCCGGCGCCCTGACCCTGGTCAGAAGAACATGGTCACGGCGCAGGGCAGGGTTGACCCTAACCAAAACACCGGAATTGTGATCCAAAAATGTAGGATTGGTGCCACCACGGATTTGGAGCCTGTGAAGAAGAGTTTCCCTACCTACCTTGGTAGGCCATGGAAGGAGTACTCTAGAACCGTGATCATGCAAAGCACCATAAGCGATGTAATTCAACCTGTTGGATGGCATGAGTGGAATGGAGACTTTGCactaaatactttggtttatagagAGTACCAAAATACTGGGCCTGGTGCTGGTACTTCTGCTAGGGTTACCTGGAAGGGCTATAAGGTAATTACAAATGCTGCTGAGGCCCAGGCTTTTACAGCTGGGGCCTTCATTGGGGGTTCTAATTGGTTGGGCTCAACAggcttccctttctctcttgggTTATAA